A genome region from Chelonia mydas isolate rCheMyd1 chromosome 12, rCheMyd1.pri.v2, whole genome shotgun sequence includes the following:
- the LOC102943606 gene encoding ferritin heavy chain A-like isoform X1, giving the protein MESQVRQNFHPECEAAVNSMVNLELYAGYVYLSMLEAVVPSLISWTLPQSYYFDRDDVALKHVAQFLKEQSHEEREHTEKFLKYQNKRGGRIVLQDIKKPERDEWGNSLEALQCALQLEKTLNQALLDLHKLAMERNDPHLCDFLESEYLEEQVKAIKQLGDHVTNLKRLEVPQNGMGEYLFDKHTLRESS; this is encoded by the exons ATGGAGTCCCAGGTGCGCCAGAACTTCCATCCTGAATGTGAAGCTGCTGTCAACAGCATGGTAAACCTGGAGCTGTATGCCGGCTATGTTTACTTGTCCATG CTTGAGGCTGTAGTACCTTCACTGATCTCCTGGACTCTTCCTCAGTCCTACTACTTCGACCGTGATGATGTGGCCCTGAAGCATGTGGCCCAGTTCCTGAAGGAGCAGTCCCATGAGGAGCGGGAGCATACAGAGAAGTTCCTGAAATACCAGAACAAGCGAGGGGGCCGCATTGTCCTACAGGACATCAAG AAGCCAGAGCGGGATGAGTGGGGGAACAGCCTGGAGGCCTTGCAGTGTGCCCTGCAGCTGGAGAAGACTCTGAACCAGGCGCTACTGGACCTGCACAAGCTGGCTATGGAGAGGAATGACCCCCAT TTATGTGACTTCTTGGAGTCTGagtacctggaggagcaggtgAAGGCCATCAAGCAGCTGGGAGACCATGTCACCAACCTGAAGCGCCTGGAAGTGCCCCAGAATGGCATGGGAGAGTACCTGTTCGACAAGCACACCCTGCGGGAGAGCAGCTGA
- the LOC102943606 gene encoding ferritin heavy chain A-like isoform X2, with translation MESQVRQNFHPECEAAVNSMVNLELYAGYVYLSMSYYFDRDDVALKHVAQFLKEQSHEEREHTEKFLKYQNKRGGRIVLQDIKKPERDEWGNSLEALQCALQLEKTLNQALLDLHKLAMERNDPHLCDFLESEYLEEQVKAIKQLGDHVTNLKRLEVPQNGMGEYLFDKHTLRESS, from the exons ATGGAGTCCCAGGTGCGCCAGAACTTCCATCCTGAATGTGAAGCTGCTGTCAACAGCATGGTAAACCTGGAGCTGTATGCCGGCTATGTTTACTTGTCCATG TCCTACTACTTCGACCGTGATGATGTGGCCCTGAAGCATGTGGCCCAGTTCCTGAAGGAGCAGTCCCATGAGGAGCGGGAGCATACAGAGAAGTTCCTGAAATACCAGAACAAGCGAGGGGGCCGCATTGTCCTACAGGACATCAAG AAGCCAGAGCGGGATGAGTGGGGGAACAGCCTGGAGGCCTTGCAGTGTGCCCTGCAGCTGGAGAAGACTCTGAACCAGGCGCTACTGGACCTGCACAAGCTGGCTATGGAGAGGAATGACCCCCAT TTATGTGACTTCTTGGAGTCTGagtacctggaggagcaggtgAAGGCCATCAAGCAGCTGGGAGACCATGTCACCAACCTGAAGCGCCTGGAAGTGCCCCAGAATGGCATGGGAGAGTACCTGTTCGACAAGCACACCCTGCGGGAGAGCAGCTGA